In Deferribacteraceae bacterium V6Fe1, one genomic interval encodes:
- the nuoF gene encoding NADH-quinone oxidoreductase subunit NuoF, with translation MGEHIVDNYEVHVCMGTAGVASGGTEVMEAFRKAFEDAGLPAEVKERNCKVKATGCRGLCARDVLVDIYIPGKEPVTYEHVTAEMVPTIVQEHVVGGEVVAKWAAKKDYYEFYEHQKRYVLKDCGKVDPDSIDDYIAHGGYEAIKKVLKEMTPEQVIEEVKKSGLRGRGGGGFPTGLKWTFCRNSPGDLKYLICNADEGDPGAFMDRSIIEGNPHDVIEGMLIAAYAIGCKEGYIYCRAEYPLAIQRVKRALKVAEERGFLGKNILGTDFEFHLHLKEGAGAFVCGEETALMASIEGERGMPRSRPPFPAVKGLWGKPSNVNNVETFANLPMIILNGADWYASIGTEKSKGTKIFALSGKVKSTGLIEVPMGITVRQLIFEVGGGIPKKRKFKAVQLGGPSGGCLPESLLDTPIDYDSLIAAGAMMGSGGVVVMDETNCMVNVAHFFLTFTQRESCGKCIPCRIGTKTMLDILARITKGQGREGDIELLESLAQDIKVSSLCGLGQTAPNPVLTTIRYFRHEYEAHIKEKRCPGRECTELVKFEVQEDACKKCGICFKVCPVNAITWEKGKVAYIDKSKCVKCRECIVNCPFNAID, from the coding sequence ATGGGTGAACATATAGTAGATAATTACGAAGTACACGTTTGTATGGGTACGGCCGGAGTTGCTTCCGGAGGTACTGAAGTAATGGAAGCTTTCAGAAAAGCGTTTGAAGATGCGGGGCTTCCTGCTGAAGTGAAGGAAAGAAATTGTAAAGTCAAGGCTACAGGTTGTAGAGGTCTTTGTGCTAGAGACGTTCTTGTAGATATTTATATCCCGGGCAAAGAGCCTGTAACGTATGAGCATGTTACGGCGGAAATGGTACCGACCATTGTGCAAGAGCATGTCGTCGGTGGAGAGGTTGTAGCTAAATGGGCTGCAAAAAAGGATTATTATGAATTCTATGAGCATCAAAAAAGGTATGTTTTGAAAGACTGTGGCAAAGTTGATCCCGATAGTATAGATGACTATATTGCGCATGGTGGTTATGAAGCTATTAAAAAAGTATTAAAAGAGATGACCCCTGAGCAGGTGATTGAAGAGGTTAAAAAATCCGGACTTAGAGGTAGAGGGGGCGGCGGTTTCCCTACCGGGCTTAAGTGGACTTTTTGTAGAAATTCTCCCGGGGATTTAAAATATCTCATCTGTAATGCAGATGAAGGTGACCCTGGCGCATTTATGGATAGAAGTATTATTGAGGGTAATCCTCATGATGTAATTGAGGGGATGCTTATTGCAGCTTATGCTATTGGCTGTAAAGAGGGTTATATATATTGTAGAGCGGAGTATCCACTTGCAATTCAAAGAGTAAAAAGAGCCTTGAAAGTAGCTGAAGAAAGAGGCTTCTTAGGTAAAAATATATTAGGTACGGACTTTGAGTTTCATCTTCACTTGAAAGAAGGTGCCGGAGCGTTTGTTTGTGGAGAAGAAACTGCTCTTATGGCTTCTATTGAAGGGGAAAGAGGGATGCCTCGTTCAAGGCCACCATTCCCAGCTGTAAAAGGGTTATGGGGTAAGCCTTCAAACGTAAACAACGTTGAAACTTTTGCAAACTTACCGATGATTATCTTAAATGGTGCGGACTGGTATGCCTCAATCGGTACTGAAAAATCTAAAGGTACAAAAATCTTTGCCCTAAGTGGTAAAGTTAAAAGTACAGGCCTTATAGAAGTCCCAATGGGTATTACTGTTCGCCAGCTTATCTTTGAAGTCGGTGGAGGTATCCCAAAAAAGAGAAAGTTCAAGGCTGTTCAGCTTGGTGGTCCTTCAGGTGGTTGTTTGCCTGAGAGCTTGCTAGACACACCAATTGACTATGACTCTCTTATTGCTGCCGGTGCAATGATGGGTTCCGGTGGTGTTGTTGTAATGGATGAAACAAACTGCATGGTTAACGTGGCACACTTCTTTTTAACATTTACTCAGCGTGAGTCATGCGGTAAATGTATTCCGTGTAGAATAGGGACAAAAACAATGCTTGATATACTTGCAAGGATTACAAAAGGTCAGGGTAGAGAAGGTGATATAGAGCTTCTGGAAAGTTTGGCTCAAGATATCAAAGTCTCTTCTTTATGTGGTTTGGGACAGACTGCACCTAACCCTGTTCTTACGACAATCAGATATTTCAGGCATGAATATGAGGCTCATATTAAAGAAAAAAGGTGCCCGGGTAGAGAATGTACCGAATTAGTAAAGTTTGAGGTACAAGAAGACGCATGTAAAAAATGTGGTATCTGTTTTAAGGTGTGTCCGGTAAATGCAATTACCTGGGAAAAAGGAAAGGTGGCATACATTGACAAGAGCAAGTGTGTTAAATGTCGTGAATGTATTGTAAACTGTCCTTTTAACGCAATAGATTAA
- the nuoE gene encoding NADH-quinone oxidoreductase subunit NuoE, whose amino-acid sequence MSEKTLETQENQEELVQEIDLAGVDDVCAKYIGKKGAIIPVLQQVQEHYGYLSKEMIERIGENLNVSPHQLYGVLTFYAQFYTTPRGKYVIRVCRGTACHVKGSGRISEVVKEEFGISNGETSGDLKFTLEEVSCIGACGMAPVIMINDKTYGNLTPENARAIFREYANKEE is encoded by the coding sequence ATGTCTGAAAAAACATTAGAGACTCAAGAAAACCAAGAGGAATTAGTTCAAGAGATAGATTTAGCCGGTGTCGATGATGTATGTGCCAAATATATCGGCAAAAAAGGTGCTATTATCCCGGTTTTACAGCAGGTACAGGAACATTACGGCTATCTTTCAAAAGAGATGATTGAGAGGATAGGTGAAAATTTGAATGTTTCTCCTCATCAATTATATGGCGTCTTAACCTTTTATGCCCAGTTTTATACAACACCAAGAGGGAAGTATGTTATCAGGGTTTGTAGAGGGACTGCTTGTCACGTAAAAGGTTCAGGAAGGATATCTGAAGTAGTTAAGGAAGAATTTGGAATAAGTAACGGAGAGACATCAGGCGACCTGAAGTTTACCTTGGAAGAGGTTTCCTGTATAGGTGCATGTGGTATGGCTCCAGTTATTATGATAAATGACAAAACCTATGGCAACTTGACCCCTGAAAACGCAAGGGCGATTTTCAGAGAATATGCTAATAAAGAAGAGTAG
- the nuoD gene encoding NADH dehydrogenase (quinone) subunit D, whose protein sequence is MENISVKDNLSEIITVNMGPQHPSTHGVLRLVVDLDGETIVDVRPDIGFLHRGVEKLAENRTYHQFIPLTDRLDYLSPLSNNLGYCLAVEKFFGVKIPERAEYLRVIFAELARAASHLVWIATHALDIGAMTVFLYAFRERELILDMFEIATGQRMTSSWIRIGGIREDVPPLFMEKLAEFVSIFDERIDTYERLLTKNRIWLMRTKGIGYLSKEDALSYGVSGPIMRGSGVDFDLRRDEPYGIYDRFEFDVPVRQEGDIYARYQVRVEEMRQANRILKQALEQIPEGPVMTDDPRVSMPSHEEVYERMEALIRRFYLISKGFKTPKGETYACVEAPKGELGYYIVSNGEEKPYRLKIRAPSFVNLGAVNKMAKGAMVADLVGIIGSVDIVLGEIDR, encoded by the coding sequence ATGGAAAATATAAGCGTAAAGGATAATTTGAGCGAAATAATAACGGTCAATATGGGACCTCAGCACCCAAGTACGCATGGTGTTTTGAGGCTTGTTGTTGATCTTGACGGTGAGACAATCGTGGATGTGAGACCTGATATAGGTTTCCTTCATAGAGGTGTGGAAAAGTTAGCTGAAAATAGAACTTACCATCAATTTATACCTTTAACTGACAGGCTTGACTACCTTTCTCCTCTGTCAAATAACTTAGGTTACTGTTTGGCTGTAGAGAAATTTTTTGGTGTAAAGATACCGGAAAGAGCTGAATATTTAAGAGTTATATTTGCAGAGCTTGCAAGGGCAGCAAGTCACCTTGTATGGATTGCTACACACGCTCTTGATATAGGTGCAATGACTGTATTTTTGTATGCCTTCAGAGAAAGAGAGCTTATCCTTGATATGTTTGAAATAGCAACAGGTCAAAGGATGACAAGCTCATGGATTAGAATTGGAGGTATCAGAGAGGATGTGCCACCTCTTTTTATGGAAAAATTGGCTGAATTTGTTTCTATATTTGATGAAAGGATAGACACTTATGAAAGGCTTCTGACTAAAAACAGAATTTGGCTTATGAGGACAAAGGGGATTGGTTACCTTTCTAAAGAAGATGCCTTAAGCTACGGTGTTAGCGGTCCTATAATGAGAGGCTCAGGTGTTGACTTTGATCTCAGACGTGACGAGCCATACGGAATATATGATAGATTTGAGTTTGATGTCCCTGTTAGGCAAGAAGGTGATATTTACGCAAGATACCAGGTAAGGGTTGAGGAGATGAGACAGGCTAACAGGATTTTGAAGCAGGCTTTAGAGCAGATCCCTGAAGGTCCTGTTATGACAGATGACCCGAGAGTTTCTATGCCTTCTCATGAGGAAGTGTACGAAAGGATGGAAGCACTAATTAGGAGATTTTATCTTATATCAAAAGGTTTTAAGACTCCTAAAGGTGAGACTTATGCATGTGTGGAAGCCCCTAAAGGGGAGCTTGGTTATTATATAGTAAGTAATGGCGAAGAGAAACCATACAGATTAAAGATTAGAGCACCTTCGTTTGTAAACCTTGGTGCTGTTAATAAGATGGCTAAGGGTGCTATGGTTGCTGACCTGGTCGGTATAATCGGTAGTGTTGATATCGTTCTTGGTGAAATAGATAGGTAG
- a CDS encoding NADH-quinone oxidoreductase subunit C — MGFEGLLKELSAKYDGKVSGYSQYGCNFINVPAEIGKDVLRSLSNDFGFKYLADIVAIHWPKKKEKFELSYNLLNVDSRLRVFVKIALVEPEYETVTDIWKSADFLEREQYDLVGVTFKGHPDLRRILMPDFFEGHPLRKDYGLKDRKWFNSADEQNLGIKFTK, encoded by the coding sequence ATGGGATTTGAAGGTTTGTTGAAAGAATTGTCAGCAAAGTATGATGGCAAAGTAAGTGGCTACAGCCAGTATGGTTGTAACTTTATAAATGTGCCGGCTGAGATAGGTAAAGATGTTTTAAGGAGCCTGAGTAATGATTTTGGGTTTAAATATCTTGCAGACATCGTTGCCATTCATTGGCCAAAAAAGAAAGAAAAATTTGAGCTTTCATATAATTTACTTAATGTAGATTCAAGGTTGAGAGTTTTTGTAAAGATTGCTTTGGTTGAGCCTGAGTATGAGACAGTAACGGATATATGGAAATCAGCAGATTTCCTTGAAAGGGAACAGTATGACCTGGTAGGAGTTACTTTTAAAGGTCATCCTGATTTGAGAAGAATCCTTATGCCTGATTTCTTTGAGGGACATCCGCTGAGAAAAGATTATGGTTTAAAGGATAGAAAGTGGTTTAATTCGGCGGATGAACAAAACCTTGGTATTAAATTTACAAAATAA
- a CDS encoding NADH-quinone oxidoreductase subunit B: MEHKFSDNIITATVDGVINWARRSSLWPVTFGLACCAIEMMAVGASKYDLDRLGVIFRATPRQADLMIVAGTVTRKMAPVVRKVYDQMPEPKWVIAMGSCATSGGIFDTYATVQGVDEIVPVDFYIPGCPPRPEALLDAIVALQEKIKGNKVLRK; the protein is encoded by the coding sequence ATGGAGCATAAGTTTTCAGATAACATTATTACTGCTACTGTTGACGGTGTTATAAACTGGGCTAGAAGGTCTTCCCTTTGGCCGGTGACTTTTGGTCTTGCTTGCTGTGCTATCGAGATGATGGCTGTCGGTGCTTCGAAATACGACCTTGACAGACTTGGTGTAATATTTAGAGCAACCCCAAGACAAGCTGACCTAATGATTGTTGCCGGTACTGTAACCAGAAAGATGGCACCAGTTGTAAGAAAGGTATATGATCAGATGCCTGAGCCAAAGTGGGTTATAGCGATGGGGAGCTGTGCTACCAGTGGTGGTATATTTGATACCTACGCAACAGTCCAAGGGGTAGATGAGATCGTTCCTGTTGACTTTTATATCCCAGGTTGTCCTCCAAGGCCAGAGGCGCTACTTGATGCGATTGTTGCATTGCAGGAGAAAATTAAAGGCAACAAGGTCTTGAGAAAGTGA
- the ndhC gene encoding NADH-quinone oxidoreductase subunit A, which yields MSGYLPIALMLVISALIGIISVSVGFLIRPRKPEKVKYSVYECGMPEFSDARKRYNVRFYVIAMLFVIFDVETVFLFPWAVAFNMLGIFGLIEMILFIVILVFGYFYAWKKGALEWA from the coding sequence ATGAGCGGATATCTTCCAATAGCGTTAATGTTAGTAATTTCTGCACTGATAGGTATTATCAGTGTAAGTGTAGGTTTTTTGATAAGACCTAGGAAACCTGAAAAGGTTAAGTACAGTGTTTATGAATGTGGTATGCCGGAATTTAGTGACGCAAGAAAGCGTTACAATGTAAGGTTCTATGTAATTGCTATGCTTTTTGTTATTTTTGATGTGGAGACAGTTTTTCTTTTCCCTTGGGCGGTAGCATTTAATATGTTAGGGATATTTGGTCTGATTGAAATGATTTTGTTTATCGTAATTTTAGTATTTGGTTACTTCTATGCTTGGAAGAAAGGAGCGTTAGAATGGGCTTAA
- a CDS encoding RluA family pseudouridine synthase, which yields MHKIVEEYTFIAEAGCKRVDIFLSEQLSKTRSFCQKLIELGLIKINDKIIEKSSVKIIAGDSINVLIPEEEKPNLEPKEIDFEIVYEHDEYIVINKPANVVVHPAPGNFDNTLVNGLLYKFSFEVNEGDFRPGIVHRLDKDTSGLMIITKNYTAKEKFADLFKNRDIEKKYKCISWGKPKENTYKIENNIGRHKVNRKKMCVCEDGKFAKTDVFILDRFKNEFLADVKIYTGRTHQIRVHMSSLGFPIIGDELYGNKISLGYPIKRQALHSYYLRFICPFDNKLREFEIEVPEDMGKLIKYLRQKM from the coding sequence ATGCATAAAATTGTTGAGGAATATACTTTTATAGCCGAGGCAGGCTGTAAAAGAGTTGATATTTTTTTGAGCGAACAGTTATCAAAAACAAGAAGTTTTTGTCAGAAACTTATAGAATTGGGATTAATAAAAATAAACGACAAAATAATAGAAAAGTCCTCCGTAAAAATAATTGCCGGTGACTCAATAAATGTTTTGATACCCGAAGAGGAAAAACCCAATCTTGAGCCAAAAGAAATTGATTTTGAGATAGTTTATGAGCATGATGAATATATTGTTATAAACAAACCTGCAAATGTGGTTGTCCATCCTGCTCCGGGTAATTTTGATAACACTCTTGTAAACGGCCTTTTATATAAATTTTCGTTTGAAGTGAATGAAGGGGACTTCAGGCCCGGTATAGTACACAGGCTGGATAAAGACACTTCTGGACTTATGATAATAACGAAGAATTATACTGCTAAAGAGAAATTCGCAGATTTATTTAAAAATCGTGACATTGAAAAAAAATATAAATGTATCTCCTGGGGAAAGCCCAAAGAGAACACTTACAAAATTGAAAACAATATCGGTCGTCATAAGGTTAATAGAAAAAAGATGTGTGTTTGTGAAGATGGGAAGTTTGCTAAAACAGATGTTTTTATTTTGGATAGGTTTAAAAATGAATTTTTAGCGGATGTAAAAATTTATACGGGAAGGACACATCAGATTAGGGTTCATATGTCATCTTTAGGCTTTCCAATTATCGGAGATGAGCTTTACGGAAATAAAATATCTTTGGGTTATCCAATAAAAAGACAGGCTCTCCATTCGTACTATTTGAGATTTATATGCCCTTTTGATAACAAATTAAGGGAATTTGAAATAGAAGTCCCTGAGGATATGGGCAAACTTATCAAATACCTCAGACAAAAGATGTAA
- a CDS encoding RsmB/NOP family class I SAM-dependent RNA methyltransferase has product MREWLTVDNNRRRLYGLLIDFYCGKLSEDYFEDVTYRKIYRKIYFQTFRHLLFIEKAISKYLKKDTPVELYAALILGAVQILFMDDIPHYAAVNETLNLLKPKQRGFVNAVLRKVISDKDIILKDYNVLEDFPEWIVNRVRKNFGEEELEAVLQAYNEPPKNFYLDLDEFKFLPYDDFSEVPDNSLTIDKASAYIPLLSKDFNALKILDACAAPGGKTVILSKLHSNSLINAFERDKKRVEKLNENIQKFGCKNVKVFNEDVLNYEHTEKYDLILLDAPCSSLGTIRRHPEVKFFRNPKVLQKNAANQYKFLTKLSNLLNNKGIIIYSVCSLEQEEGVGVVERFLKENSGFELVKIDEPETFTVDGFFYSLIHKTGCDGFFGAVLRKV; this is encoded by the coding sequence TTGAGAGAATGGCTTACGGTGGATAATAACAGAAGGAGGCTTTATGGCCTCCTTATTGATTTCTATTGCGGCAAGCTTTCGGAAGACTATTTTGAAGATGTTACTTACCGCAAGATATACAGAAAGATTTATTTCCAAACATTTAGACATCTTTTATTCATTGAAAAAGCAATCTCAAAGTATTTAAAAAAAGATACACCTGTTGAGTTGTATGCAGCTCTAATATTAGGTGCGGTTCAAATTCTTTTTATGGATGATATCCCCCATTATGCTGCGGTGAATGAGACGCTTAACTTACTTAAACCTAAGCAAAGGGGATTTGTAAATGCTGTTTTAAGAAAAGTTATCTCTGATAAAGATATTATTTTAAAAGATTACAATGTGTTGGAAGATTTCCCAGAGTGGATTGTTAATAGAGTTAGAAAAAATTTTGGCGAGGAAGAGTTAGAAGCTGTACTTCAAGCTTATAATGAGCCGCCCAAAAATTTTTACTTAGATTTGGATGAATTTAAGTTTTTGCCTTATGATGATTTTTCTGAAGTTCCGGACAATTCGTTGACAATAGACAAGGCTTCAGCATATATCCCGTTATTGAGCAAAGACTTTAATGCATTAAAAATACTTGATGCCTGTGCTGCTCCTGGTGGAAAAACTGTCATTTTAAGCAAACTTCACAGTAATTCGCTTATCAATGCTTTTGAGAGAGATAAAAAAAGAGTTGAAAAGCTTAACGAAAATATTCAGAAGTTTGGTTGTAAAAATGTTAAGGTTTTCAATGAAGACGTGCTCAATTATGAGCATACTGAAAAGTATGATCTGATTTTGCTTGATGCTCCTTGCTCATCTTTAGGCACAATAAGGCGCCATCCTGAGGTTAAATTTTTTAGAAATCCAAAAGTGCTGCAGAAGAATGCAGCTAATCAATATAAATTTCTCACAAAATTATCCAACCTTTTGAATAATAAAGGGATTATTATTTATAGTGTTTGTTCTCTCGAGCAGGAAGAAGGGGTGGGGGTCGTAGAGAGATTCCTTAAAGAAAATAGTGGCTTTGAGTTAGTTAAAATTGATGAGCCTGAAACATTTACTGTGGACGGATTCTTTTACTCTTTAATACATAAAACGGGTTGCGATGGTTTTTTTGGTGCTGTTTTAAGAAAGGTGTGA
- the htpX gene encoding zinc metalloprotease HtpX — translation MGNTLKTVFFMTLLTILFILLGGMLGGRTGMMFAFIFALGMNFFSYWFSDKLVLSMYRAKEVTETEAPELYSIVRNLAQKGGLPMPKVYIMQNPAPNAFATGRNPKHAAVAVTTGILQLLSREELEGVIGHELAHVHGRDILIGTIAATFAGAIMMLADWARWAMIFGGSRDDEDSPLGAAGAIIAMIIAPIAALMVQMAISRSREYLADQRGAALCGNPLALASALKKISYGVETMPMDAKPATAHMFIMNPLSGRSLMNLFSTHPPVEERIKRLERMAYGG, via the coding sequence ATGGGAAACACTCTTAAAACAGTATTTTTTATGACATTGCTGACAATACTGTTTATACTTTTGGGTGGTATGCTTGGCGGACGAACCGGGATGATGTTTGCATTTATATTTGCTTTAGGAATGAATTTCTTTTCATATTGGTTCAGCGACAAACTTGTTTTGTCAATGTACAGAGCTAAAGAGGTTACAGAGACAGAAGCGCCTGAGTTATATTCAATTGTTAGAAATTTAGCACAAAAGGGCGGGCTTCCGATGCCAAAAGTATATATCATGCAAAACCCCGCTCCAAACGCTTTTGCAACCGGTAGAAATCCTAAACATGCTGCGGTAGCGGTGACTACAGGTATATTGCAGTTATTGAGCAGGGAAGAGCTTGAGGGGGTAATAGGTCATGAGCTTGCCCATGTCCATGGCAGGGATATATTGATTGGGACAATTGCTGCTACATTTGCCGGAGCCATTATGATGCTTGCTGATTGGGCAAGATGGGCAATGATATTTGGTGGAAGTAGAGATGATGAAGACAGTCCTTTGGGAGCTGCAGGCGCTATTATCGCTATGATTATTGCTCCTATTGCGGCATTGATGGTTCAAATGGCAATTTCAAGGTCAAGGGAATATCTTGCTGACCAAAGGGGAGCTGCATTGTGTGGCAATCCACTTGCCCTTGCAAGCGCTTTGAAGAAAATTTCTTATGGTGTAGAGACAATGCCGATGGATGCAAAACCTGCAACTGCACATATGTTTATAATGAATCCTTTGTCAGGCAGAAGCTTGATGAATCTGTTTTCTACTCACCCTCCAGTAGAGGAGAGAATTAAAAGACTTGAGAGAATGGCTTACGGTGGATAA
- a CDS encoding DUF116 domain-containing protein gives MDKNLKPERKRLFIFLLGISSLVIIALLTLVWYVSFYGIGRFSDLAGIMFSLIVSFFGIFLGVSTLIIVLTMISGKQTRLARRMRGLVTRFLFPVVLKVAKILKIDKDKIIRSFVAVNNELVMESLLGKKVSNPLVLLPHCIQLEDCELKITRDIKVCKKCGKCDIKGLANIAEKYNLTMSVATGGTIARRIVKETKPDLIIAVACERDLLSGIQDTYPLPVIGILNERPFGDCLNTKVNVNTIEELIKKIYIGGEDGKHS, from the coding sequence TTGGATAAAAACTTAAAGCCCGAAAGGAAAAGATTATTTATTTTCCTTTTGGGTATTTCCTCTTTAGTAATTATAGCATTACTTACCTTGGTTTGGTATGTATCATTTTATGGAATAGGCAGATTTTCGGATTTAGCCGGTATAATGTTTTCGCTGATTGTGTCTTTTTTTGGAATTTTTCTCGGTGTATCTACTTTAATAATTGTTCTGACAATGATTTCCGGTAAACAGACGAGACTTGCAAGGCGAATGAGAGGCCTTGTTACTAGGTTCTTATTTCCGGTTGTGCTGAAAGTAGCAAAGATTCTTAAAATTGATAAAGATAAAATAATCAGGTCTTTTGTCGCAGTAAATAACGAGCTTGTGATGGAGTCACTTTTGGGGAAGAAAGTGTCCAACCCCCTTGTTTTGTTGCCACACTGTATTCAGTTAGAGGATTGTGAACTTAAAATTACCAGAGATATCAAAGTATGCAAGAAGTGCGGGAAGTGTGACATAAAAGGGCTTGCAAATATAGCAGAGAAATATAATTTAACTATGAGTGTTGCAACCGGCGGGACTATTGCGAGAAGGATTGTTAAAGAGACAAAACCGGATCTGATTATTGCGGTTGCATGCGAGAGGGACTTGTTGAGCGGGATTCAGGATACGTATCCTTTGCCGGTTATCGGTATTTTAAACGAAAGACCTTTTGGGGACTGTTTGAATACAAAGGTGAATGTTAACACAATTGAGGAATTAATTAAAAAAATATATATCGGAGGAGAAGATGGGAAACACTCTTAA
- a CDS encoding methionyl-tRNA formyltransferase, whose amino-acid sequence MDVIFMGTPLTAVPILKSLIDDPGINVKLVVCQPDKPKGRGNKLTPPPVKELAIEHNIEVFQPDKLKNNEEALQKLKSYDIDFLVVVAYGKILPKEVLDIPKKAPINVHYSLLPKYRGAAPVNWAIINGEKETGVATMYMDEGLDTGDILLVESVFIDKKNTEELLIELSDIGARLLIKTLKEFDTIIPVKQDDSQATYAPMMKKDDGLIDWNKDAEYIERLIRGFYPWPSAYTKLNNLTFKIFKSEVVYEDYANIEPGTIYEINRDNVVVKCGKDSLKLQEIQLEGKKRMDVKSFLSGYKLEKGTVLG is encoded by the coding sequence GTGGATGTAATTTTTATGGGGACGCCGCTTACGGCGGTGCCCATTTTAAAAAGTCTAATAGATGATCCGGGCATTAATGTTAAGTTAGTAGTATGCCAGCCGGACAAACCGAAAGGGAGAGGGAACAAGTTGACCCCACCCCCCGTGAAAGAGCTTGCTATTGAGCATAACATAGAAGTTTTTCAGCCTGATAAGTTGAAAAATAATGAGGAGGCATTACAAAAGCTCAAGAGCTACGATATAGATTTCCTTGTAGTCGTAGCTTATGGCAAAATCTTGCCGAAAGAGGTTTTGGATATCCCTAAAAAAGCGCCCATAAATGTACATTACTCCCTTTTACCGAAATATAGGGGGGCTGCTCCTGTAAATTGGGCTATTATCAATGGGGAGAAAGAGACAGGTGTGGCTACTATGTATATGGATGAAGGGCTTGATACTGGAGATATACTTTTGGTTGAGAGTGTTTTTATAGACAAAAAAAATACTGAGGAGCTTTTAATAGAGCTGTCAGATATAGGTGCAAGGTTACTTATAAAGACGTTAAAAGAATTTGATACTATTATCCCTGTTAAGCAGGATGATTCTCAAGCGACATATGCTCCGATGATGAAAAAGGATGATGGCCTCATTGATTGGAATAAGGACGCCGAATATATAGAAAGGCTTATAAGAGGTTTTTACCCTTGGCCTTCAGCCTATACAAAATTGAACAATTTGACATTCAAAATATTCAAAAGTGAAGTTGTGTATGAAGATTATGCTAACATTGAGCCCGGTACCATTTATGAAATAAACAGGGATAATGTTGTTGTAAAATGTGGTAAAGACTCACTTAAACTACAGGAAATTCAGCTCGAAGGGAAGAAAAGGATGGATGTAAAAAGTTTTCTTTCCGGCTACAAATTAGAAAAAGGGACTGTTCTTGGATAA